One Mesotoga infera genomic region harbors:
- a CDS encoding M42 family peptidase, which translates to MKSLIEKLVTISSPSGRENAIREAIAGEIKPYIDEMKIDPLGNLVALKKGRSGRKLLFDGHMDEIGVVVTHVDSKGFLRVDSIGGLSPYMLLGSRLVFETGASGVVDVEGETIKDFGETMKSLDYDHIFVDIGATDKDDAEKRAPVGTFGTYDSTFVDLGKRLVSKSMDDRIACAIMIQVLKELEQPEDDVYFVFAVQEEVGIVGASVAAFDIMPDMAVAIDVTAGPDTPKSFKRMGFKLGGGPTIKIKDRGSISSSRVVSRLKEVAEKRDIPTQYEVLIFGGTDARGYQTTGRGIASGTVSIPCRYVHSPHEMVDYDDVLNAVRLLKALAEEGVE; encoded by the coding sequence ATGAAAAGTCTAATTGAAAAGCTGGTCACGATTAGTTCTCCCAGCGGCAGAGAGAATGCAATAAGAGAAGCAATAGCTGGAGAGATCAAACCCTATATTGATGAGATGAAGATAGATCCTCTGGGAAATCTTGTTGCTCTTAAGAAAGGGAGGAGCGGCAGAAAGCTGTTGTTTGATGGTCATATGGACGAAATTGGTGTGGTTGTTACTCACGTAGATTCTAAGGGTTTTCTGAGAGTAGATTCAATAGGAGGTCTCTCCCCGTACATGCTTCTGGGTTCCAGGCTGGTCTTTGAAACCGGTGCTTCAGGAGTTGTAGATGTTGAAGGGGAGACAATCAAGGATTTTGGAGAAACAATGAAAAGTCTCGACTACGACCACATCTTCGTTGATATTGGCGCTACTGATAAAGACGACGCCGAGAAAAGAGCTCCAGTTGGTACCTTTGGGACATATGATTCAACATTCGTTGATCTCGGAAAGAGACTAGTTTCGAAATCAATGGACGACAGGATTGCATGTGCAATAATGATTCAGGTGCTGAAGGAACTGGAGCAACCCGAAGACGATGTTTATTTTGTCTTTGCGGTCCAGGAAGAAGTGGGAATCGTAGGAGCCAGTGTCGCCGCTTTTGATATTATGCCTGATATGGCAGTTGCAATAGATGTAACTGCGGGACCGGATACTCCCAAATCCTTCAAGCGAATGGGCTTTAAGCTTGGAGGAGGTCCGACCATAAAAATTAAGGATCGTGGAAGCATTAGCTCTTCGAGAGTCGTTTCCAGGCTAAAGGAAGTAGCAGAGAAAAGGGACATCCCTACTCAGTACGAAGTCTTGATATTTGGAGGCACAGATGCGAGAGGATATCAGACGACAGGAAGAGGCATAGCTTCGGGAACCGTCTCGATTCCGTGTAGATATGTGCATTCTCCACACGAAATGGTTGACTACGATGATGTTCTCAATGCCGTCCGACTGCTGAAGGCGCTTGCAGAAGAAGGAGTAGAATGA
- a CDS encoding M42 family peptidase, protein MKLERLKKLCELPGISGFEEKVSSFIKEIVEDRVDDIWIDTVGNLIALKKGNGKTSKKLMLLAHTDEVGLMVKKINEDGTLSFTNIGGVDPRVLMGKKVLVGESLTPGVIGFEAIHTQDPSSILKTPSMGKLRIYLGYSKRDEASKSHRIGDPVFFDTPYNEIGDYAFAKSLDDRTGCEVLIRVLESLDGISTDFDLYFAWVVQEEVGLRGSGVAANQIKPDVALVFENTTAGDNPELPDYRWATSLGRGPVLTFAHSGLVLDKKILDTVVETAKSNSLSFQYKSRIAGGTDAARLARVVSGIPSGVISTPSRYIHSPTSIININDFLGVAKLASILVKEGKVLSR, encoded by the coding sequence ATGAAACTTGAGAGACTGAAGAAGCTGTGTGAATTACCAGGGATTTCCGGATTTGAGGAAAAAGTTTCCTCTTTCATTAAGGAGATCGTTGAAGACAGGGTTGACGACATCTGGATAGACACAGTTGGAAACTTGATTGCCCTTAAGAAGGGAAATGGGAAGACTTCGAAGAAACTAATGCTTCTGGCTCACACGGACGAAGTCGGACTAATGGTAAAGAAGATCAATGAAGATGGCACACTGTCTTTCACCAATATTGGAGGAGTCGATCCTAGAGTGCTAATGGGTAAGAAAGTCTTGGTGGGGGAAAGCCTTACTCCTGGAGTAATCGGATTTGAAGCGATACATACTCAAGATCCGTCATCGATTCTAAAAACGCCCAGTATGGGTAAATTGAGGATCTACTTGGGCTATTCCAAGAGAGATGAGGCTTCTAAGAGCCATAGAATTGGAGATCCGGTGTTTTTCGATACTCCATATAATGAAATAGGCGACTACGCATTTGCAAAATCCCTTGACGACAGAACTGGTTGTGAGGTTCTCATAAGAGTGCTTGAAAGTCTTGATGGAATTTCGACTGATTTCGATCTCTATTTTGCCTGGGTTGTTCAGGAAGAGGTAGGTCTAAGGGGCAGCGGAGTCGCTGCAAATCAGATAAAGCCGGATGTTGCTCTGGTCTTTGAAAACACTACTGCCGGAGACAATCCGGAGCTTCCTGACTACAGATGGGCCACAAGTCTTGGAAGAGGACCGGTGTTGACATTCGCCCATAGTGGGCTCGTTCTTGACAAGAAGATCCTTGATACTGTTGTAGAAACCGCGAAGTCCAACTCACTAAGTTTTCAGTACAAAAGCAGAATAGCTGGAGGTACTGACGCAGCGAGACTTGCAAGAGTCGTTTCTGGCATACCTTCGGGAGTAATCTCCACTCCTTCGAGATACATTCATTCTCCAACCTCAATAATAAACATCAACGATTTTCTTGGAGTTGCCAAACTTGCCAGTATATTAGTTAAGGAAGGGAAGGTGCTGTCTAGATGA